The genomic segment CCAAATCAAAGTCGCTTAATTGGTGAGAGATAAGTCAATGAAAAAAAAACAAGCTACGATTAAAGATATTGCGAGGAAGTTGGGAATTTCTTATTCAACAGTCTCACGTGCGCTGTCTCCACACGCTTCGGTATTGGTGAAGGAGAGTACCCGAGAACTGGTGCGACAAACAGCCGCCGAGATGGATTACAGCCCCAATTTGATGGCGCGGGGGATTGTGATGGGGAAGACGGGTACACTGGGCCTGCTGACCTATCAGATTTTCCAGGAGACATTTGGAAACCAGATTGATCAGATACTGGGGACTGCTGTCGAGCATGATTATCAGATCATGATGGGAGTGGCTTCTAACCGGGTCTCTCAGATTTCAAGAGATGACGAGACTGCGCAGATCAAGCAGTTGGTTTCCTGGGGCATAGATGGACTTTTAATTCATACGCGAGGGGACGAAGGAGAGTCAGACCGTATTTTGGATGCTGTAAAGGGACGGGTGCCAGTGGTGACATTGCACTATCCAGCTGAAAACCTGAGCGGAGTCATACTGGACTATGTGGCGGATTATTTCGAGGCCACAGAGCATTTGATCAAGTTGGGGCACGAGCAGATCGGGTTTATCGGAGAGGATTGGAGTGAGTCCAGCCCGGTTTCGGCTAAGGGTAAAGGATATTTGCTGGCGATGCAACAGCACGGCCTGACGCCCAAACGCATACCTGTTAGCGATATTTTTGCAGAATCGGGATATCGCCAGGGCAAAGAACTCGGCGGTCGGTTCACGGCTCTTATATGCCGGGACGATTATACGGCGATAGGCGTTTGTAAAGGGCTACAGGAATCGGGTATTCGCATACCC from the Gemmatimonadota bacterium genome contains:
- a CDS encoding LacI family transcriptional regulator yields the protein MKKKQATIKDIARKLGISYSTVSRALSPHASVLVKESTRELVRQTAAEMDYSPNLMARGIVMGKTGTLGLLTYQIFQETFGNQIDQILGTAVEHDYQIMMGVASNRVSQISRDDETAQIKQLVSWGIDGLLIHTRGDEGESDRILDAVKGRVPVVTLHYPAENLSGVILDYVADYFEATEHLIKLGHEQIGFIGEDWSESSPVSAKGKGYLLAMQQHGLTPKRIPVSDIFAESGYRQGKELGGRFTALICRDDYTAIGVCKGLQESGIRIPADVAVVSSGDIDVAAYVTPSLTTLVTPYEAVARAAMDLMLEQLEGRNTPRQITLKSHLVVRESCGAKKDKR